The proteins below come from a single Lodderomyces elongisporus chromosome 3, complete sequence genomic window:
- the RPC11 gene encoding RNA polymerase III C11 subunit (BUSCO:EOG0926539T) — translation MLTFCPHCSNMLLISAGDDNINRFYCSTCPYEFKITGLQIYDRKLLNRKEVDDVLGGEGTWDNVDQTTTQCPIDSCGGTKAYFFQLQIRSADEPMTTFYKCVKCGHRWKEN, via the coding sequence ATGCTTACATTTTGCCCGCATTGTCTGAATATGCTTTTGATCTCGGCAGGTGACGATAACATCAACCGGTTCTACTGCTCGACGTGTCCCTATGAATTTAAAATCACCGGTCTTCAGATATACGACAGAAAACTACTAAACAGAAAGGAAGTGGACGATGTTTTGGGAGGAGAGGGAACTTGGGACAATGTGGACCAAACCACGACACAGTGTCCGATAGATTCATGTGGAGGCACCAAGGCGTACTTTTTCCAACTTCAAATAAGATCTGCCGATGAGCCCATGACTACATTTTACAAGTGTGTCAAGTGTGGACACCGATGGAAGGAGAACTGA
- the ORC2 gene encoding Origin recognition complex subunit 2: MSISPLRSPSKKTREIINVDLRRFSATSLSPVKTTPNGRSGLRSPEKRSIIDLDQSAKKRAKRTLYSRLMQEYEDSSENELAGQELKLAEKILDEYNVNYGSDVELEIDESESKPTRRRRQKRTPKAKSKVEHFSEDSMDSDLDVDYEAEKEIKKTEAKPRAFKRRRKPEVLNKVKSIFQQDDDMFGSSQSLKASSSSPAPAFAPVSEPASTPAFESTSALEPASESNPPSQSRLQSPKRKPAKPTSSFAETLLQSNQYTNNIISGVKNGDEKTKTEAKFEPLPLPKLDTDGHIADEEYLIKYMNGQDPSKTNYERLVDEQAFSLEGPEGYFEQLHARFRSNTKSLSSSAPLVTRDEFRKAIQLGDSLLHESKQALKKVHKSLYHQWCFELSQGFNINFFGVGSKINIINDFAENYFIDWWNDVYTGKTPPQILVVNGYNPNVDFKSIVLQIADILVREETAKLPKHISETVPFLVDYMKNQKLTMPKLVLIVHSIDGEALRSDKIQGLFAQLISIPEIWAITSTDHVNAPLLWDSSKSKNSNLIWHDMTTYEGYTSELSFKDILGLGKSKKFVGSLGAKFVLGSLTENHRTLYRKLMESQLNKMKPVADVRGVGLKGVVKYATELRELLRECLSAFIVANEITFRTMMKEYIDHKMCQLVKDAAGLELLFIPFTYGEIEELSKQEFET; this comes from the coding sequence ATGTCGATCAGCCCACTCAGATCACCTTCGAAAAAGACAAGAGAAATAATCAATGTTGATTTGCGACGATTCAGTGCAACGAGCTTGTCTCCAGTAAAGACAACGCCCAATGGACGGTCCGGATTGAGGTCGCCGGAGAAAAGACTGATTATCGACTTGGACCAATCAGCAAAGAAACGGGCAAAACGCACCTTGTACAGCAGATTGATGCAAGAGTATGAAGACTCGAGTGAAAATGAATTGGCCGGTCAAGAACTCAAACTTGCAGAAAAGATTCTTGACGAGTATAACGTCAACTATGGGAGCGACGTCGAGTTAGAAATCGATGAATCCGAGTCGAAACCGACAAGACGACGAAGACAGAAACGTACtccaaaagcaaaaagcaaggTTGAACATTTTCTGGAAGACAGCATGGACTCTGACTTGGATGTCGACTACGAAGCAGAAAAggagataaagaaaactgAAGCAAAGCCAAGGGCATTTAAGCGTCGAAGAAAGCCCGAGGTATTAAACAAGGTGAAAAGCATCTTTCAACAAGACGATGACATGTTTGGTCTGCTGCAGTCGTTAAAGGCTTCTTCATCgtcaccagcaccagcattTGCACCGGTATCTGAACCAGCATCTACACCAGCATTTGAATCAACATCTGCATTGGAACCTGCATCAGAGTCGAATCCTCCATCTCAATCACGATTGCAATCACCAAAGAGAAAACCCGCAAAACCCACCAGTTCATTTGCCGAGACACTACTCCAATCAAATCAGTATACAAACAACATAATCAGTGGAGTCAAAAATGGCGACGAGAAAACTAAAACTGAGGCAAAATTTGAACCACTCCCACTTCCCAAGTTGGACACAGACGGCCACATCGCCGATGAAGAGTACCTCATAAAATACATGAATGGACAGGACCCCTCGAAAACAAATTACGAAAGATTAGTTGACGAGCAAGCATTCTCGTTGGAAGGACCCGAAGGTTACTTTGAACAACTACATGCCAGGTTCAGATCCAACACCAAATCATTGAGCTCGTCTGCACCTTTAGTCACCAGAGATGAGTTTCGAAAGGCAATCCAATTGGGCGACCTGCTCTTGCACGAGTCTAAACAAGCTCTTAAGAAAGTTCACAAATCCCTTTACCACCAATGGTGCTTTGAGCTTTCGCAAGGTTTCAATatcaatttctttggtGTTGGCTCCAagatcaacatcatcaatgaCTTTGCTGAAAACTATTTTATAGATTGGTGGAACGATGTCTATACAGGCAAAACTCCTCCCCAAATCCTCGTTGTCAATGGCTACAACCCAAATGTCGATTTCAAGTCcattgttttgcaaatagCTGATATCCTTGTTCGAGAAGAAACTGCAAAGCTTCCCAAACACATTTCCGAAACAGTTCCTTTCCTCGTTGATTACAtgaaaaaccaaaagtTGACTATGCCAAAACTAGTGTTGATTGTACACAGTATAGACGGAGAGGCGTTGAGACTGGATAAGATCCAAGGGCTTTTTGCGCAACTAATCAGCATCCCCGAGATTTGGGCAATCACGTCAACGGATCACGTGAATGCGCCACTATTGTGGGATCTGTCAAAGTCCAAGAACCTGAACTTGATCTGGCACGATATGACAACTTATGAAGGCTACACTTCAGAGCTTTCGTTCAAGGATATTCTTGGCTTAGGAAAATCCAAAAAGTTTGTTGGTAGTCTTGGTGCCAAGTTTGTGCTTGGCTCATTAACTGAAAACCACCGCACATTATACCGCAAGCTTATGGAGAGTCAGTTGAACAAGATGAAACCCGTCGCTGATGTGAGAGGTGTGGGTCTCAAGGGAGTTGTAAAGTACGCTACGGAGCTCAGAGAGTTGCTCAGGGAGTGTCTTAGTGCATTCATTGTAGCAAACGAGATTACGTTTAGAACAATGATGAAGGAATACATTGACCACAAAATGTGTCAATTGGTCAAGGATGCAGCCGGGTTGGAGCTTTTGTTTATCCCATTCACCTATGGAGAAATAGAAGAGCTTAGCAAGCAAGAATTTGAAACGTAA